TACCAGACTAAGATACTCTCGTAATCATCGGCATAGCATCGGAGTTACCACCTTTAGGCGACAAGAGGAATATTATGACATCGTTAACACACCTCCAGGCGAATATGGTCGCGATTGAAATCACTCAGTCTGGTGGGCCAGAAGTCTTAGCCGCCGTACAGCGCCCAACACCTATGCCTGCTGCGGGCGAAATATTGGTTAAAGTTTCAGCCGCAGGTGTTAACCGCCCTGATGTAATGCAACGCCGTGGCCAGTATGCGCCACCGCCAGGAGCCTCAGATATTCCTGGATTGGAAGTTGCCGGCGAAGTAGTCGCCATTGCGGCTGATGTTAGCCGCTTTAAGATAGGAGACCGCGTGTGTGGGTTGATAGCTGGCGGGGGTTATGCTCAGTACTGCGTCATACATGAAACCAATGCCTTACCGATTCCCGCCAACCTGACTGATATCGAAGCTTCGGCGCTGCCAGAAACATTCTTCACCGTATGGACCAACCTATTCCAACGAGGCCATTTTAGCGCTGGTGAAACAGTCTTAATTCATGGTGGATCTTCGGGTATTGGGACGACTGCAATATTACTGAGTAAAGCATTTGGCGCACAGACAGTGATTGTCACTGTGGGTTCAGAGGAAAAACGCCAAGCGTGCCTGAAATTAGGGGCAGATGTCGCTATTAACTACCACACTCAGGACTTTGTCGCTGAAACTAAACGTGTGACTGTAGGTAAAGGCGCTGATGTCATTGTTGATTTAATTGCTGGAGATTATGTCGAGCGTAATTATGAAGCGGCAGCCATGAATGGACGTATTGTTCAAATTGGTACACAAAATGGTAACGCTAAAGATCTTAACCTAATGTTAATGTTGCTAAAACGCCTGACACACACCGGTTCCACTTTACGCTCGCGCAGCGTTGCAGAAAAAGCACTGATTGCTCAAGAACTGGAACAACAGGTCTGGCCTATGCTGGGTAAGGGCAACATGAAACCGCAAATCTGCCAAACATTCCCACTGGCAGAAGCGTCAAAAGCACATGAGCTAATGGAAAGTAGCACACATATCGGGAAAATTGTTTTGACCGTTTAACACGGCACAGAACTGTAAATACCGCTATTATTAACATTCATTCGCTGTTAGCCCTTATCGACCTATAACAGTTTAACCAAGTAATTTATTCAACTGATATACTTTAGATTTAACCTTCCGTGCTAATCTAGAACGAACCATTATGGTTTAGTTTTTATGAGTTATTAATCACAAGGTCATAATTATGGACATAATTAAAAAAATATTAATTGACGACATCGCAAGAATAAATCAAAAAGAAAAACGAGATGGTCGGTTAAAGTTTAACAGCGATTTTGTCTACAAACATCCCTATCTTTGCCTGGCAATGCTGGTGTCATATTTTTTAGTCTTAGTTTTGATGTACTTAACACCCTATTTTGGCACTGGATATATGATTGCATTTACTGCTTTCTTTGCGCTAATGTCCGCTGTGCTAATGATGGAAATCAAGCCCGTATTTAAGTTTGAAGATATTGGCATCCTTGACTTACGCGTTTGCTACAACGGTGAATGGTTCTTTAGTCGTGCGTTATCGGCACAAGCGATTGATGAAATATTGAATAACAAAAATATCAGTGATGACTTTAAACTTCGCTTTAAACATATTATTAATAATAAAGGCGAAATAGATTTTTATGATGTCTATGATTTGGCCTATTTACAAAAAAAGTCCGCACAATTCAATGAGTCAAACGTCATATCATCGTTAGCCAGTTCGTCAGTTATCGGGCAGTAAACGCCAGTATTTAGAACACTGTTGCCCCGCCAGGGGCTTTCAATCGTAATATCTAATTAGCCTTTTTATCTATCACGTACATTGGTTTTGTTAGGCAGATATAGTTAATATATTAAAATATTGCCTATAATAAGCGTAATATACCTAATAAAAAGAGGCTGATAGACATGGATAAAATTGACGAGCAACTGATAGCTATTTTAGCGGAAAACTCTCGGATATCTCTAAAAGATCTGTCACAACAAGTAAACCTATCGTCTCCAAGTACATCCGAACGTCTGCGGCGTCTTGAAGAGCGCCAGATCATCCGCAGCTACACTCTCGACTTAGACCAGAGAGCTTTCGGCTATAATTTGCAGGCCATTGTTCGTATAAAGCCACAGACGGGAATGTTGCACCGGGTTGCACAGATGATTCAGGAAACACCTGAATGTGTTGAATGTGACAAAATAACCGGCGACGATTGCTTCATTAGCCGTCTATTCATTCAGTCGTTGGAGCAATTAGATACCATCACTGACCGCTGGGCTGAGCACGCCGACATTCATACCTCAATCGTAAAATCATCCCCTGTTATGCGGCGACTACCCCCATTAATGCAACCCTCCCAGGGAGAAAAAATCTAAAATCTGTGCCTCCAGACTCACTTTATTTATAATAAAGAGTTATGCTTTCTACCATTAGATAGATATCAAGAAACGGATAGTTGATGAGCAGTGGAACCCTAAGTCAAGCGTCAGAGTCATTGATTCTAACGCTCCCCAATAGCCATTGGGATCAGTGTGAAACAGAAGGAGCCAGCGCTGTTGAGGCTCTGGAACAAGGTAAAGTGCTATTTTTACCTCATCTGGCTTTTGAACTAAGCGAGCAGGAAAAACAACTGCTGAACCCTGCTTTAGTTGATGTTAAGCGTAAAAATATCAGTTTCAAGCCGCTGGAAGGCACGTTAACCGGAGTCACTGATGAGAGCAAAGTTGCCTTAACCCGTCAGTTACTTGAACGCTACTACCAAAGTTGCCTAAGTTTAGTTACTCAATTACTGCCAGAATATAAATCTGCCCTGCGCAACCCAACTAACAGCTTACGTTTACACCCAGTTACTGCCTGGCGCGATAATACATCGTGGCGTAAAGACGATAGCCGCCTCCATATTGATGCTTTCCCTTCGCGCCCTAATTATGGTGAACGTATCATCCGTATATTCACCAATATCAACCCTCACGGCGAACCTCGGTCATGGCGTGTAGGTGAAGATTTTACCCAACTGGCCAGCCGCTATTTATCACAACTGGGTCGCTATTCGCCTATCAGTAGTTGGCTGCAAAATAAAGTAGGTATCACTAAACGCCGCCGTAGCCATTACGACTATCTGATGCTTCAGCTACACGACAAGATGAAGTCCGATTTGGATTATCAAAAAAATGGCCTGCAACAAGCCATTGACTTCCCATCAGGTAGCAGTTGGATCTGTTTTTCAGATCAAACCCCACACGCCGCAATGGGCGGGCAATATATGTTAGAACAAACGTTCCTGCTACCTGTTACTGGCATGAAATACCCAGAGCAATCCCCGCTAAAAATACTGGAATCATTGATGCACAAGTCGCTAATATAATTCATGTTGCTAACCCGCCAAGATGGCGGGCTATATATTAAATGCCTGCTGACCAAACCTCACTGGTTATATCGCAAGTGAATTAGCAAAAAAATCATTCTGAAGCTTGATCCTCGATAAAAAATAAATATAATCTCCCACGTTATGTAAGCCAACTCCACCATACGTTGACTTGAGGTAAATAAAATCACCTCATCGTACGCAATCGATACAGGGTATATTATTGCTCTGTTTTCGCTAATTATAGGCATATATCTTAGATGTCGGTTTTATTATATAGATTATTACCGCATCCTATAATCATGGAATCTGATCAGATGGCGATTGGAGGTTAATATGGTTAAGGTCTATGATAGAAACAGAAACCAAATCATCCCAGGCAAACGTGTCATGGTCGCACAAACTGGGGAAATTGACGTAGCAAAAGCGATCCATGCCGACGGGCTATCCCCAGTGCAGGCCGAACGGGAAAGAGTGGTTGAATTGCAGCATACAGGTGAGCGTTACGTGCCTTTCGATTTAGTCCGACTAGGCTAATAGTGCTGCGTGTATATAACCAATAGATTTAAACATGCAGTTTGCTTGCCGAGAAATGAGATAATTCTGTATTAGCAGTGGCTACTAATACGCCGGGGAAGCCTATATTAAAACGGTTACCCCGGCCTTACCATCTATATAATTACGGTATTTGATGGCTCGACTATAATAACCATAAAAACCATAAAAACCATAAAAACCATAACAACTGGGAGTGAAATCCTAATTAACACGTATTACGATTAACTCCAGTAATATATCCGGCTGACATTAATCACTGCCAACCGGACAAGCGCTATTTAAATATGGCAAGCAGGTTCAATCGCCTGAGCCACTTTCTTTTGGAAGGTATCAAGCTGACAAAGTTTGTCATCACCACTATTTTCACAACCGTCTATTGCAACAGGGACCCTACCAGCCGGATTGTTTTTCAGGTCTAGTTTCTCAGCATTTCGTAACTGGCCCATTGTTTGATAGAACATTTTCACCGCGATATAACGTTGATGATTATCTGGGTTTTGCCATAGTTCGAAGACCAATCCGCCCCCAGGAGGGGTATTATCGGGCTGCTGTGGTAATTGCCAGTTAGCCCCCAACATTCCAGCAATATTGGCGATGTTTGTATCATGTCCCCCTAGGAACAGAATTTTGGTTTGGGGTGATAATGGCAATGTTTGCCCCTGAGCATCACGCTGAAGGACAAGGGCAGTCTCGATCTGTTGCAGCAACGGTGTGCCCTTATGACGAGCGATATAAGGTGTTTTTGCCATTAAATCAAATTGCGCATTGTGCAACGATAATAACGAGATCCAATTATCTTCTCCCGTTAACCGATGCCAGGCAACATCAGGCATCGCTTGCGAATTTTGTAGCAAAAAGATCTCACCTAAGGTTGATGATAGCGCCAATGGTCCACTGAGCGAAACTTTTGTCCCCGGCTTGTTCACCGTGATCTTATTCGCTACAAAGTTGGCAAAATCACATACTTTTCCTTGCTGTTGCAGTGATTTACAGTAAGGAGATGCCGCAAAATTCAGAATCTCACCCATCTGGGCAAAGGGCTTAGCATAGCGTTTGCTCAGTTCACTTAATGGCGCACCAAGTCGCTCTTCAACAGCCTTATGGGTTTGTGTCGAATCTAACTTACACACCCCCGCGTCGACGGGGTGAAACAGCGGATCCACTTTTTTTAAATCAGCCTGATAATGTACTTTCAGTCCACACCCCGGTGCTATTCCATCAAGGAATGCCTGTCCCGTTAAACGCGTTCGTTGATCAACATCGGCCTGCGCATAAATAACCGCGTCAGTTGGGCACCCTGCTGCGAGTAACCCTTGGCTACGGTAGTAATCACCATAGAATCCGCCCATCAATGTCACTAATTGTGCACCTCGGGGGGTTAAGTATCCTGCGGCGACCGGCCATTGCGGCCACTTGTCAGGGGTAACATCATTCATTAACTGTGTTTGTTTGGTTGGCGAGCGAACACCATGGCGGCTCAAAATAACCACTCGCTCCAATGTATAGCCCGTGGGTTGTATGGCAACCGGCGCGGCACTAATCGCATAACTACTGAGTATCAAGGTCAGTGCGGATAATCGCAGACTATCTACTGTTATTGTCATAATTTTATATCCTTATTAAAACTACGAATATTTTTACCTCAACGAGTATGGTCGACGATCGCTGACCTCACAATGTGTGAAAACAATAAACAATAGGAGTGGTAATTGGTGCTATTGAGCAAAAAAACATGTCAATTGGCGCTAAACTTGATTCGGTTCTCAGTGTTAGAACGGTAATTAGCCGATGATGTCATTAGCGATATTTATATTGAAAGGAGGTAGGGTAAAAACCCGTTTTATCATTCCGGCCATTGTCCGAAAAGCATTTAGCGCATAAAAGCATTTGGCGCATTAGGATTGGAGAATATAGCCCGTAATCCGGTAGCTATACATACAAATCATAAGGAGTCTGACATGCGGAAAACAGGCGATATCGACAGAGTCATGTCGGCAAGACAACTGCCAAACAAAGCCGTAGCACTGATTCTTGCAGGAGGTCGTGGTTCACGCCTTAAAGATCTTACGTCCGTTCGGGCGAAACCCGCAGTTCACTTTGGCGGGAAATACCGCATTATCGACTTCGCGCTCTCTAACTGCCTCAACTCGGGTATTCGTCGAATTGGCGTGATAACACAGTATCAATCACATACTTTGGTGCAGCATATCCAGCATGGCTGGTCATTTCTCAGCGAAGAGATGAATGAGTTTGTTGATTTGTTACCGGCACAACAGCGCCAAGGACAGGAACACTGGTATACCGGTACCGCTGATGCCGTCTTCCAGAATCTGGATATTATCCGCCGCTATCGTTCTGAATATGTGGTGATCCTCGCGGGGGACCATATATATAAAATGGACTATTCACGCATGCTGTTGGATCACGTGGAAAGCGGAGCAGCCTGTACCGTGGCGTGTATTGAAGTCCCGAAAGAGGAAGCAAAGGCCTTCGGTGTAATGGAAGTGTCTGAAGATCTACAAGTGAAAATGTTTTGGGAGAAACCGGAAGATCCACCGACATTACCCGGTCACCCCGATCGCAGCCTTGCCAGTATGGGAATTTATGTGTTCAACGCTGAGTTCCTGTTCAAGTTACTCGAGAGCGATCATGCTGATGAACACAGTAGTCATGATTTTGGCAAAGATATTCTGCCGAAAATCACTGAACAAGGCCATGTCTGGGCGCATCCGTTCTCACTGTCTTGTGTCTCTACGTCACCCGATGCGCCTGACTATTGGCGCGATGTAGGCACATTGGATGCCTATTGGCAGGCCAACCTCGATCAAGCGGCTATCACGCCAGAGCTGGATATGTATGACGCCCATTGGCCAATACGTACCTATGCCGAACCTTTACCCC
The sequence above is drawn from the Yersinia intermedia genome and encodes:
- the ydfZ gene encoding putative selenium delivery protein YdfZ: MVKVYDRNRNQIIPGKRVMVAQTGEIDVAKAIHADGLSPVQAERERVVELQHTGERYVPFDLVRLG
- a CDS encoding NAD(P)H-quinone oxidoreductase, translating into MTSLTHLQANMVAIEITQSGGPEVLAAVQRPTPMPAAGEILVKVSAAGVNRPDVMQRRGQYAPPPGASDIPGLEVAGEVVAIAADVSRFKIGDRVCGLIAGGGYAQYCVIHETNALPIPANLTDIEASALPETFFTVWTNLFQRGHFSAGETVLIHGGSSGIGTTAILLSKAFGAQTVIVTVGSEEKRQACLKLGADVAINYHTQDFVAETKRVTVGKGADVIVDLIAGDYVERNYEAAAMNGRIVQIGTQNGNAKDLNLMLMLLKRLTHTGSTLRSRSVAEKALIAQELEQQVWPMLGKGNMKPQICQTFPLAEASKAHELMESSTHIGKIVLTV
- the glgC gene encoding glucose-1-phosphate adenylyltransferase produces the protein MRKTGDIDRVMSARQLPNKAVALILAGGRGSRLKDLTSVRAKPAVHFGGKYRIIDFALSNCLNSGIRRIGVITQYQSHTLVQHIQHGWSFLSEEMNEFVDLLPAQQRQGQEHWYTGTADAVFQNLDIIRRYRSEYVVILAGDHIYKMDYSRMLLDHVESGAACTVACIEVPKEEAKAFGVMEVSEDLQVKMFWEKPEDPPTLPGHPDRSLASMGIYVFNAEFLFKLLESDHADEHSSHDFGKDILPKITEQGHVWAHPFSLSCVSTSPDAPDYWRDVGTLDAYWQANLDQAAITPELDMYDAHWPIRTYAEPLPPAKFVQDRSGSHGMTMNTLVSGGCFISGSVVVNSVLFSRVRVNSFCNIDSCVLLPDVNVGRSCRLHRCVVDRASTIPEGMVIGENADEDARRFYRSESGIVLVTREMLAKL
- a CDS encoding Lrp/AsnC family transcriptional regulator; the protein is MDKIDEQLIAILAENSRISLKDLSQQVNLSSPSTSERLRRLEERQIIRSYTLDLDQRAFGYNLQAIVRIKPQTGMLHRVAQMIQETPECVECDKITGDDCFISRLFIQSLEQLDTITDRWAEHADIHTSIVKSSPVMRRLPPLMQPSQGEKI
- a CDS encoding AppA family phytase/histidine-type acid phosphatase, which translates into the protein MTITVDSLRLSALTLILSSYAISAAPVAIQPTGYTLERVVILSRHGVRSPTKQTQLMNDVTPDKWPQWPVAAGYLTPRGAQLVTLMGGFYGDYYRSQGLLAAGCPTDAVIYAQADVDQRTRLTGQAFLDGIAPGCGLKVHYQADLKKVDPLFHPVDAGVCKLDSTQTHKAVEERLGAPLSELSKRYAKPFAQMGEILNFAASPYCKSLQQQGKVCDFANFVANKITVNKPGTKVSLSGPLALSSTLGEIFLLQNSQAMPDVAWHRLTGEDNWISLLSLHNAQFDLMAKTPYIARHKGTPLLQQIETALVLQRDAQGQTLPLSPQTKILFLGGHDTNIANIAGMLGANWQLPQQPDNTPPGGGLVFELWQNPDNHQRYIAVKMFYQTMGQLRNAEKLDLKNNPAGRVPVAIDGCENSGDDKLCQLDTFQKKVAQAIEPACHI
- a CDS encoding Kdo hydroxylase family protein; translation: MSSGTLSQASESLILTLPNSHWDQCETEGASAVEALEQGKVLFLPHLAFELSEQEKQLLNPALVDVKRKNISFKPLEGTLTGVTDESKVALTRQLLERYYQSCLSLVTQLLPEYKSALRNPTNSLRLHPVTAWRDNTSWRKDDSRLHIDAFPSRPNYGERIIRIFTNINPHGEPRSWRVGEDFTQLASRYLSQLGRYSPISSWLQNKVGITKRRRSHYDYLMLQLHDKMKSDLDYQKNGLQQAIDFPSGSSWICFSDQTPHAAMGGQYMLEQTFLLPVTGMKYPEQSPLKILESLMHKSLI
- a CDS encoding YlaC family protein yields the protein MDIIKKILIDDIARINQKEKRDGRLKFNSDFVYKHPYLCLAMLVSYFLVLVLMYLTPYFGTGYMIAFTAFFALMSAVLMMEIKPVFKFEDIGILDLRVCYNGEWFFSRALSAQAIDEILNNKNISDDFKLRFKHIINNKGEIDFYDVYDLAYLQKKSAQFNESNVISSLASSSVIGQ